The sequence TGGTTCGGCCCGGCCAACTCCGAAGCCCTCGGCAAGGCCCTCGATGACCTCCTCGCCCACCTGAGGCAGCCCGGGGCAGAGGGCCCCTCCTGAGGCCGCCCGTGCCCCGGACTGCCTCAGGTGGGCGCTAATTTCGTTGAGCCCGCGCCCTGCGATCGTGTTGGCTGGCGGCACCGAACTGTCAGTACCGCTGGTGTCCCCTTGGCCGTAGCAGGGAGTTAGACGTGCAGGACATTGATGTCGACCCGGTTGCCCACAATCGAGCAGCCTGGGACAAGTGCGTCCAGGAGGGCAACGAGTGGTCGGTGCCGGTGAGTGCTGAGGATGTCGAGCGCGCCCGCGGGGGCGACTGGTCGATCGTTCTCGTCGGGCATGAGCCGGTCGACCGCTCCTGGCTGCCGACCGACCTGACCGGCACGGACGTGTTGTGCCTGGCCTCCGGCGGTGGCCAGCAGGGTCCGGTTCTCGCCGCCGCGGGGGCGCGGGTCACCGTATTCGACAACTCACCACGCCAGCTCGGCCAGGACCGGCTGGTGGCGGAGCGCGACGGACTGGACCTGCGCACCGTCCTGGGCGACATGCGCGACCTCAGCGCCTTCGGCGACGGAGCCTTCGACGTCGTGTTCCACCCGGTCTCCAACCTGTTCGTACCCGACTTGGCAGCGGTGTGGCGTGAGTGCTTCCGCGTCCTGCGACCGGGCGGAACTCTGCTCGCGGGCTTCCTCAACCCTGACGCGTACTTGTTCGACCACGAGGCGCTCGACGAGCGCGGCGAGCTGAACGTCGTGCACAAGCTGCCCTACAGCGATGTCACGCACTACTCCGCCGAGGAACGCGCCACGAAGTTCGGCGCGGACGCCCCTCTTGAGTACAGCCACACCCTCACCGACCAGATCGGCGGGCAACTCGCCGCGGGGTTCGTCCTCACCGGCTTCGCGGAGGCGCCGCACCACTCCAACGCATCCGCTTCCTACATGTCGAGCTACTTCGCGACGCTGGCGGTCAAGCCGGGCTGACCCAGCCGTGGGCAGGCATCGCGGTTCGGGGGCCGCACCGTCCGTCGACCGGGG is a genomic window of Streptomyces sp. NBC_01237 containing:
- a CDS encoding class I SAM-dependent methyltransferase codes for the protein MQDIDVDPVAHNRAAWDKCVQEGNEWSVPVSAEDVERARGGDWSIVLVGHEPVDRSWLPTDLTGTDVLCLASGGGQQGPVLAAAGARVTVFDNSPRQLGQDRLVAERDGLDLRTVLGDMRDLSAFGDGAFDVVFHPVSNLFVPDLAAVWRECFRVLRPGGTLLAGFLNPDAYLFDHEALDERGELNVVHKLPYSDVTHYSAEERATKFGADAPLEYSHTLTDQIGGQLAAGFVLTGFAEAPHHSNASASYMSSYFATLAVKPG